One window of Acidobacteriota bacterium genomic DNA carries:
- a CDS encoding 3'-5' exonuclease domain-containing protein 2: MNALPPPRPLLQALEPDQLNALPIGRYEGPVHLVRDDAEARTAIAALVGETLLGFDTESRPAFRKGESHPVSLVQLAGARGVWLFQLQGLADPAPLAALLSDAAVRKVGVATADDGRKLQETLACEPAGFLDLSAVARRHGLRQPSLRQLAAVLLGIRIPKGTRLTNWARRDLTPAQVAYAATDAWIARQVYLRFRELGANI; encoded by the coding sequence ATGAACGCGCTGCCTCCGCCCCGCCCCCTCCTGCAGGCCCTGGAACCGGACCAGCTCAACGCCCTGCCCATCGGCCGGTACGAGGGGCCCGTGCACCTGGTCCGCGACGACGCAGAGGCCCGGACCGCGATCGCTGCGCTGGTCGGCGAGACCCTCCTCGGCTTCGACACCGAAAGCCGTCCGGCGTTCCGCAAGGGTGAGAGCCACCCGGTGTCGCTGGTCCAGCTGGCCGGCGCCCGCGGCGTCTGGCTGTTCCAACTGCAGGGGCTTGCCGATCCCGCCCCCCTGGCGGCCCTGCTGAGCGATGCCGCCGTGCGAAAAGTGGGCGTGGCCACCGCAGATGACGGCCGCAAGCTGCAGGAGACGCTTGCATGCGAACCCGCCGGCTTTCTGGACCTGAGCGCGGTGGCGAGGCGCCACGGACTGCGGCAACCGTCGCTTCGCCAGTTGGCGGCCGTCCTGCTGGGGATCCGCATCCCCAAGGGGACGCGCCTCACCAACTGGGCGCGCCGCGACCTGACCCCGGCCCAGGTGGCCTACGCGGCCACCGACGCCTGGATCGCCCGGCAGGTCTACCTCCGCTTCCGGGAGCTGGGCGCGAATATCTAG